From a single Pseudalkalibacillus hwajinpoensis genomic region:
- the rplK gene encoding 50S ribosomal protein L11 has product MAKKVIKVVKLQIPAGKANPAPPVGPALGQAGVNIMGFCKEFNARTSDQAGMIIPVEITVFEDRSFTFITKTPPAAVLLKKAAGIESGSGEPNRNKVATVKRDKVREIAETKMPDLNAANVDSAMRMVEGTARSMGIVIED; this is encoded by the coding sequence GTGGCTAAAAAGGTAATTAAAGTTGTAAAATTGCAAATCCCGGCTGGGAAGGCGAATCCTGCACCACCAGTTGGACCTGCACTAGGTCAAGCTGGAGTTAACATCATGGGATTCTGTAAAGAGTTTAATGCTCGTACTTCTGACCAGGCTGGCATGATTATTCCAGTAGAAATCACGGTTTTTGAAGACCGTTCATTTACATTTATCACTAAAACTCCACCAGCTGCAGTTCTACTTAAGAAAGCAGCAGGTATCGAGTCTGGTTCTGGAGAACCTAACCGCAACAAAGTTGCGACTGTTAAGCGTGATAAAGTGCGTGAGATCGCTGAAACAAAGATGCCAGATCTTAACGCAGCGAATGTTGATTCTGCAATGCGTATGGTTGAAGGAACTGCACGTAGCATGGGAATTGTTATCGAAGACTAA
- the nusG gene encoding transcription termination/antitermination protein NusG: MEKRWYVVHTYSGYENKVKTNLEKRVETMGMTDKIFRVLVPVEEETEIKNGKKKTVMKKVFPGYVITEMVMTDDSWYVVRNTPGVTGFVGSSGAGSKPTALLPEEVESLLKQMGMEQPKADVDFELKEKVKVKEGPFADFVGSVEGIDTDKGKVKVHVNMFGRETPVELNFGQVEKF, encoded by the coding sequence ATGGAAAAAAGATGGTATGTTGTTCATACGTACTCGGGGTATGAAAACAAAGTAAAAACCAACCTTGAAAAAAGGGTTGAAACAATGGGCATGACGGATAAGATCTTTCGTGTACTCGTCCCGGTAGAAGAAGAAACAGAAATCAAGAATGGCAAGAAAAAGACAGTTATGAAAAAAGTCTTTCCTGGCTATGTTATTACCGAAATGGTTATGACAGATGATTCATGGTACGTTGTGAGGAATACACCTGGCGTAACTGGTTTCGTAGGTTCAAGCGGGGCGGGATCCAAGCCGACTGCACTTCTTCCTGAAGAAGTGGAATCACTTCTTAAACAAATGGGAATGGAGCAACCGAAAGCGGATGTTGACTTTGAACTAAAAGAAAAAGTGAAAGTTAAAGAAGGTCCATTTGCTGACTTTGTTGGTTCTGTTGAAGGCATTGATACAGATAAAGGCAAAGTGAAAGTGCACGTAAATATGTTTGGCAGAGAAACACCTGTTGAGCTTAATTTCGGCCAAGTTGAGAAGTTCTAA
- the secE gene encoding preprotein translocase subunit SecE, whose protein sequence is MASIVQRSGKFFRNVASEMKRVSWPTRKELTRYTIVTVMTVIFIAIFFAVIDQGISSLIRLILG, encoded by the coding sequence ATGGCAAGTATTGTTCAACGTTCTGGTAAGTTCTTTCGTAATGTGGCAAGTGAAATGAAGCGGGTGAGCTGGCCGACTCGTAAAGAATTAACACGTTATACAATTGTCACGGTTATGACAGTTATCTTTATAGCGATATTCTTTGCGGTGATTGACCAGGGGATTTCCTCGCTAATCCGCCTCATTTTAGGATAA
- the rpmG gene encoding 50S ribosomal protein L33: MRKKAVLACVQCNSRNYTTTKNSQTSPSRIEVKKYCKHCDEHTTHRETK, from the coding sequence ATGCGAAAAAAGGCAGTACTAGCATGTGTTCAATGCAATAGCCGAAACTATACAACAACGAAAAACTCACAGACAAGCCCGTCCCGCATCGAAGTTAAGAAGTATTGCAAACACTGTGATGAGCATACTACTCATCGCGAAACGAAGTAA
- the sigH gene encoding RNA polymerase sporulation sigma factor SigH — translation MMVHEGHSRALEHLITKYKNFVRAKARSYFLIGADREDIIQEGMIGLYKAIRDFRGDKFSSFKAFAELCITRQMITAIKTATRQKHIPLNSYVSLDKPIYDEESDRTLLDVICGTKVTDPEELIINQEEFDDIELKMSEILSDLERKVLMLYLDGRSYQEISVDLNRHVKSIDNALQRVKRKLERYLELREVSL, via the coding sequence ATGATGGTTCATGAAGGTCACAGTAGAGCGTTGGAACATTTGATTACGAAGTACAAAAATTTCGTACGCGCTAAAGCGAGGTCGTATTTTCTCATTGGAGCAGACCGGGAAGATATCATTCAAGAAGGAATGATTGGTCTCTACAAAGCCATTCGTGATTTTAGAGGAGACAAGTTCTCATCTTTTAAAGCGTTTGCCGAATTGTGCATCACCCGGCAGATGATTACAGCTATCAAAACCGCAACAAGGCAAAAGCACATTCCGCTTAACTCTTATGTATCACTTGATAAGCCAATTTACGATGAAGAGTCTGATCGGACTTTACTTGATGTCATTTGCGGAACTAAAGTAACTGATCCTGAAGAATTAATTATTAATCAAGAAGAATTCGATGATATTGAACTTAAAATGTCTGAAATTTTGAGCGATTTAGAACGGAAAGTTCTTATGCTTTACCTTGATGGGCGTTCGTACCAGGAGATTTCGGTTGATTTGAATCGCCATGTAAAATCGATTGACAATGCCCTGCAACGAGTGAAACGAAAGTTAGAGCGGTATCTGGAGCTTCGTGAAGTTAGCCTTTGA
- a CDS encoding NYN domain-containing protein, with product MDVLLVDGYNIIGAWPELRSLKEKDFSKARELLIEKMAEYQAYSGYRVIVVFDAHLSHGIEKRHSQYRVEVIYTRENETADERIEKMARELKGIRTQIHVATSDYTEQWAIFGQGALRKSARELFNEMQRIEKGIEKRVDTENRKNRSSGLYLSEEISEIFEKWRRGGK from the coding sequence ATGGATGTGCTGCTAGTTGATGGTTATAACATCATAGGTGCCTGGCCAGAACTTCGGTCATTGAAAGAGAAGGACTTTAGCAAAGCTCGCGAGCTCCTGATCGAAAAGATGGCCGAATATCAGGCATATTCAGGCTACCGGGTGATCGTTGTTTTCGATGCTCACTTGTCACACGGAATCGAGAAAAGACATAGCCAGTACCGGGTAGAAGTGATATATACACGTGAAAATGAGACGGCTGATGAGCGAATAGAAAAAATGGCAAGAGAACTTAAAGGAATTCGGACCCAAATTCACGTGGCCACATCGGATTATACGGAGCAATGGGCAATTTTTGGACAGGGCGCATTAAGAAAATCTGCACGAGAACTTTTTAATGAAATGCAGCGAATTGAAAAGGGAATTGAGAAAAGAGTAGATACCGAGAATCGTAAAAATCGCTCGTCAGGACTGTATTTATCAGAAGAAATTAGTGAAATATTCGAAAAATGGCGAAGAGGCGGTAAATAG
- the rlmB gene encoding 23S rRNA (guanosine(2251)-2'-O)-methyltransferase RlmB, producing MDKEFIVGRNAVLEALRSGHEINKIWINEGSQKGPLQTLIQKAKEQNVLVQFVPKRKLEQLSGESNHQGVVASIAAYEYADIEDLFKKAEEAGQPPLFLILDEIEDPHNLGSILRTADSAGAHGVIIPKRRAVGLTSTVAKSSTGAIEYIPVARVTNLARTMDELKERGIWFVGTDAKGGQDYREADYDMGIGLVIGSEGKGMGRLIKDKCDFLVSLPMAGKVTSLNASVAAGLMMYEVYRQRHPLGE from the coding sequence ATGGATAAAGAATTTATAGTGGGACGTAACGCTGTGCTTGAAGCACTTCGATCCGGACATGAGATTAACAAGATCTGGATTAACGAAGGTTCTCAAAAAGGTCCGCTTCAAACGCTGATACAGAAAGCGAAAGAACAGAACGTACTCGTACAGTTTGTACCAAAGCGAAAGCTTGAGCAATTATCAGGGGAAAGCAACCATCAGGGAGTGGTTGCCTCGATTGCGGCTTATGAGTATGCGGACATTGAGGACTTGTTTAAGAAAGCTGAAGAGGCAGGTCAGCCACCATTATTTCTCATTCTCGATGAAATAGAAGATCCTCACAACCTTGGGTCTATTCTAAGAACAGCTGATTCTGCTGGAGCTCATGGCGTGATTATTCCAAAGCGAAGGGCTGTAGGGCTGACGTCTACAGTCGCTAAGTCTTCTACGGGCGCTATAGAATACATCCCTGTTGCACGTGTAACAAATCTGGCGCGTACGATGGATGAATTAAAGGAGCGGGGAATTTGGTTTGTAGGTACAGATGCAAAAGGCGGACAGGATTATCGGGAAGCTGATTATGACATGGGAATTGGTCTTGTCATAGGAAGTGAAGGAAAAGGGATGGGTCGACTTATTAAAGATAAGTGCGACTTCCTTGTAAGTCTCCCAATGGCAGGGAAGGTTACATCGCTTAATGCATCTGTAGCGGCTGGATTAATGATGTATGAGGTTTATCGCCAACGTCACCCTCTGGGGGAATAA
- a CDS encoding Mini-ribonuclease 3, with protein MKELDVKQLNSLALAYMGDSVIEINVRKRLLALGHIRPNQLHRTATKYVSAKAQAAFLHQVLKQEMLSEEEAGVVRRGRNAKSGTVPKNTSVSTYKYSTALEALFGYHYLQGNEERVDELLNELYKFVEQPKKEVKSDG; from the coding sequence ATGAAGGAATTAGATGTTAAACAGCTTAATTCACTGGCGCTCGCTTATATGGGTGATTCAGTAATTGAAATCAATGTACGAAAACGACTCCTTGCTCTTGGTCATATTCGACCGAATCAACTTCATCGAACTGCAACGAAGTATGTATCTGCTAAAGCGCAGGCTGCATTCTTGCACCAGGTTCTGAAACAGGAAATGCTGTCAGAGGAAGAAGCCGGGGTTGTGCGAAGAGGGCGTAATGCAAAGTCAGGAACGGTACCCAAAAACACAAGCGTGAGTACGTACAAATATTCAACGGCTCTTGAAGCATTGTTTGGATACCATTACCTGCAGGGAAATGAAGAAAGAGTAGATGAGCTACTGAATGAGCTATACAAATTCGTAGAACAACCGAAGAAAGAAGTGAAATCTGATGGATAA
- the cysS gene encoding cysteine--tRNA ligase, with amino-acid sequence MAIKLYNTLTQQKETFQPIEEGKVRMYVCGPTVYNYIHIGNARPAIVFDVVRRYLEYRGYDVHYVSNFTDVDDKLIRAAKELGEEVPDVAERFIGAYHDDTGALGVKKADEHPRVTENMDEIIDFISALIEKSFAYESEGDVYFRTRQFEGYGKLSHQSIDELKLGSRIVVGEKKEDPLDFTLWKAAKEGEISWSSPWGEGRPGWHIECSAMAQKYLGYTIDIHAGGKDLAFPHHENEVAQTEALTGHTFANYWLHNGYININNEKMSKSLGNFVLVHDLIKQHDPEAIRFFMLSVHYRNPINFNHELLESAKAGLVRIKDTVENLHHRLQNSADLGEEVEGWKDKIAGYRNRFVAEMDDDFNTANAISILFELSKEANLYLQEAHSSKEVLDLFIERFVDFGSVLGVSFTEEEALLDKDIDQLIEERNEARKQRDFSRADEIRDELKEQGILLEDTPQGVRWKRV; translated from the coding sequence ATGGCGATTAAGCTATACAATACATTGACGCAACAGAAAGAAACTTTTCAGCCCATTGAAGAGGGGAAAGTAAGAATGTATGTGTGTGGTCCGACCGTTTACAATTACATTCATATTGGGAACGCACGTCCTGCAATCGTGTTTGATGTTGTGCGTCGGTACCTTGAATATCGCGGTTATGATGTTCATTATGTATCCAATTTCACAGATGTGGATGATAAATTGATTCGTGCTGCAAAAGAACTTGGGGAAGAGGTTCCGGATGTCGCAGAGCGTTTCATTGGAGCGTATCACGATGATACTGGAGCGCTCGGCGTGAAAAAGGCAGATGAACATCCAAGGGTTACGGAAAACATGGATGAAATTATCGACTTTATCTCAGCGTTGATTGAGAAAAGTTTTGCGTATGAATCAGAAGGAGATGTTTATTTCCGCACCCGCCAATTCGAAGGGTATGGAAAACTTTCTCATCAGTCAATCGACGAATTAAAGCTTGGTTCACGGATTGTTGTTGGAGAAAAAAAAGAAGACCCGCTTGATTTCACACTCTGGAAAGCAGCTAAAGAAGGCGAAATTTCATGGTCGAGCCCATGGGGAGAAGGGCGCCCGGGCTGGCACATTGAATGCTCAGCTATGGCACAGAAATATCTTGGATATACAATTGACATTCATGCAGGCGGGAAAGACCTTGCATTTCCTCACCATGAGAATGAAGTAGCGCAGACGGAAGCCCTCACAGGGCACACATTTGCGAATTACTGGCTTCATAACGGGTATATCAATATCAACAACGAAAAAATGTCCAAATCGCTAGGGAATTTTGTATTGGTACATGACTTAATTAAACAACATGACCCTGAAGCGATTCGATTCTTCATGCTATCGGTGCATTATCGAAATCCAATTAATTTTAATCACGAGCTACTCGAAAGCGCAAAAGCAGGATTAGTGCGAATCAAGGATACGGTTGAAAACCTTCATCACCGTTTGCAAAACAGCGCAGATCTCGGTGAAGAGGTTGAAGGCTGGAAAGATAAGATCGCCGGGTACCGCAATCGTTTTGTAGCTGAAATGGATGATGACTTCAATACAGCTAATGCGATTTCAATTTTGTTTGAGCTTTCAAAAGAAGCGAACCTCTATCTTCAGGAAGCGCATTCGTCGAAAGAGGTACTTGATCTGTTTATCGAACGCTTTGTAGATTTTGGTTCTGTACTTGGTGTTTCATTTACGGAAGAAGAGGCACTTCTTGATAAGGACATTGACCAGCTAATTGAAGAACGAAATGAAGCGAGAAAACAAAGGGATTTTAGCAGAGCGGACGAAATTCGTGATGAGCTAAAAGAACAGGGCATTCTTCTTGAGGACACACCTCAGGGCGTTCGCTGGAAGAGGGTATAA
- the cysE gene encoding serine O-acetyltransferase produces MWKTLKQDVDVVFDQDPAARSYFEVILTYAGLHAIWSHRIAHWFWKKKFFFLARGVSQISRFFTGIEIHPGATIGERCFIDHGMGVVIGETCEIGNNVTLFQGVTLGGTGKEKGKRHPTLEDNTLVATGAKILGSITIGENSKVGAGSVVLQDVPINSTVVGIPGRVVIQNGVKVPHNLDHHKMPDPVADKFKQMEKELLTLTEEMRKLRMRSESHGD; encoded by the coding sequence ATGTGGAAGACACTTAAACAGGATGTCGATGTCGTATTTGATCAGGATCCTGCAGCTAGAAGTTATTTTGAAGTTATTTTAACTTATGCGGGCCTTCATGCGATATGGTCACATAGGATCGCTCATTGGTTCTGGAAGAAAAAGTTCTTCTTTCTAGCAAGAGGGGTTTCGCAAATCAGTCGTTTTTTTACAGGAATTGAAATTCATCCTGGTGCCACCATCGGGGAGAGGTGTTTCATTGATCACGGAATGGGTGTGGTCATTGGAGAGACATGCGAAATCGGGAATAACGTGACTCTCTTTCAAGGGGTAACCTTAGGTGGAACCGGAAAAGAAAAAGGAAAACGTCATCCGACCCTTGAGGACAATACTCTTGTTGCGACAGGTGCGAAAATACTCGGTTCGATCACAATTGGAGAGAATTCTAAAGTAGGGGCCGGATCTGTTGTTCTCCAGGATGTGCCGATAAATTCGACAGTTGTTGGAATACCAGGACGCGTCGTTATTCAAAATGGGGTAAAGGTTCCTCATAACCTTGATCATCATAAAATGCCGGACCCGGTAGCAGATAAATTCAAACAGATGGAAAAAGAATTGCTTACATTAACAGAAGAAATGCGAAAGCTAAGAATGAGGAGTGAAAGTCATGGCGATTAA
- the gltX gene encoding glutamate--tRNA ligase, producing the protein MENEVRVRYAPSPTGYLHIGNARTALFNYLFARSQNGKFIIRIEDTDQTRNVEGGVENQLDYLKWLGMDWDESIDKEGGYGPYTQMERLDLYTDHTKEILNKELAYKCYCTEDELEAEREAQRARGEMPRYSGKCRHLTADQREKLEAEGRQPSIRFAVQRDKEYAFDDIVKDRVSFESNGIGDFVIVKKNGIPTYNYAVAIDDHHMRISHVLRGDDHISNTPKQLMIYEAFGWEPPKFGHMTLIVNDQKKKLSKRDKSIVQYIEQYHDLGFLPEALFNFVTLLGWSPKGEEELFTKEQLVDIFDPERLSTSPAVFDSQKLYWMNNQYIKEASLDRVVELALPHLIEAGKFPLEMTAEQKDWAKELIGLYQEQLHYGREIVELTELFFKQEIQYNEEAMEVLNEEQIPEVMQGFLDQLEGIDEFEPSAIKSAIKATQKATGHKGKKLFMPIRVATTGETHGPELQQAIALLGREAVNARLNQVLNMTKA; encoded by the coding sequence ATGGAAAACGAAGTTAGGGTGCGTTATGCCCCAAGTCCAACTGGTTACTTACATATTGGGAATGCGCGAACGGCATTATTTAATTATTTATTTGCTAGAAGTCAGAACGGTAAATTTATTATTCGAATTGAGGATACAGACCAGACACGTAATGTCGAGGGTGGTGTTGAAAACCAGCTTGATTACTTGAAGTGGCTTGGAATGGACTGGGACGAAAGCATCGATAAAGAGGGAGGGTATGGCCCATATACGCAGATGGAGCGTCTGGATCTTTATACTGATCATACAAAAGAGATTCTTAATAAAGAGCTTGCATACAAGTGCTACTGCACTGAAGACGAGCTCGAAGCTGAACGTGAAGCGCAGCGTGCGCGTGGTGAAATGCCTCGCTATTCCGGCAAATGTCGTCATTTAACGGCTGATCAGCGCGAGAAGCTAGAAGCAGAAGGTCGACAGCCGAGTATTCGATTTGCGGTACAACGCGATAAGGAATACGCTTTTGATGATATCGTGAAAGATCGCGTTTCATTTGAGTCAAATGGTATTGGTGATTTTGTTATTGTGAAGAAAAATGGCATTCCAACTTACAACTATGCAGTTGCAATTGATGACCATCATATGAGAATTTCTCACGTTTTACGTGGGGATGACCATATTTCTAATACACCGAAACAGCTGATGATTTACGAAGCTTTCGGTTGGGAACCACCTAAATTTGGTCACATGACCCTAATTGTGAATGATCAGAAGAAAAAACTAAGTAAGCGGGATAAATCGATTGTTCAGTACATTGAACAGTACCATGATCTCGGCTTCCTTCCAGAAGCGCTATTTAACTTTGTTACGCTTCTTGGTTGGTCTCCTAAAGGAGAAGAAGAATTGTTTACAAAGGAGCAGCTTGTTGACATTTTTGATCCAGAGCGACTTTCAACTTCCCCTGCAGTATTTGATTCACAAAAACTATACTGGATGAATAATCAGTATATTAAAGAAGCGAGTCTTGATCGTGTAGTTGAGCTAGCTCTTCCACATCTGATTGAAGCAGGTAAGTTTCCGCTTGAGATGACGGCAGAACAAAAGGACTGGGCAAAAGAGCTTATTGGACTTTATCAAGAGCAGCTCCATTATGGAAGAGAAATTGTCGAGCTTACTGAGTTGTTCTTTAAGCAGGAAATTCAGTATAATGAAGAAGCAATGGAAGTTCTAAATGAAGAGCAAATCCCTGAAGTGATGCAGGGCTTTCTTGATCAGCTTGAAGGAATTGATGAGTTTGAGCCGTCTGCGATTAAGTCGGCGATCAAAGCAACTCAAAAAGCAACAGGGCATAAAGGGAAAAAGCTATTCATGCCTATTCGCGTCGCAACGACTGGTGAAACACATGGTCCTGAACTTCAGCAGGCGATTGCACTGCTTGGAAGAGAAGCTGTTAATGCCCGCTTGAATCAGGTTCTTAACATGACTAAGGCATAG
- the ispF gene encoding 2-C-methyl-D-erythritol 2,4-cyclodiphosphate synthase, whose product MRIGHGFDVHKLVENRPCIIGGITIPFEKGLLGHSDADVLLHAVADACLGAIGEGDIGKHFPDTDEDFKDADSKELLRHVFQIVKEKGYALGNVDCTIIAQLPKMAPHITAMREVVAELLEADLTQVNVKATTSEKLGFTGRGEGIAAEVVILLQSA is encoded by the coding sequence ATGCGAATTGGTCATGGTTTTGATGTTCACAAGTTAGTTGAAAATCGTCCATGCATTATCGGGGGTATCACGATTCCATTTGAAAAAGGACTACTCGGTCATTCAGATGCAGACGTTTTGCTTCATGCGGTGGCAGATGCATGTCTTGGTGCGATAGGTGAAGGGGATATCGGGAAGCATTTCCCTGATACGGATGAAGATTTTAAGGATGCTGATTCGAAAGAGCTTCTACGCCATGTATTTCAAATCGTAAAGGAAAAAGGTTATGCGCTTGGAAACGTCGATTGTACGATTATCGCTCAGCTTCCAAAAATGGCCCCACATATTACAGCGATGCGGGAAGTTGTTGCAGAATTACTAGAAGCAGATCTAACTCAAGTAAATGTGAAAGCAACGACCTCTGAAAAGCTAGGATTTACAGGGAGAGGCGAAGGGATCGCAGCTGAAGTTGTTATATTGCTTCAAAGTGCTTGA
- the ispD gene encoding 2-C-methyl-D-erythritol 4-phosphate cytidylyltransferase, whose product MKYSVVIPAAGQGKRMNAGKNKQFIMLDGKPIIVHTISVFQSDDRCEEIVLAVNEREHDDFRTLIKEYNLTKVSRVVTGGKERQQSVYEGLKALEGDKVVLIHDGARPFFTHQVARKVAKAAEYYDGAIVAVPVKDTVKQVDDLTVQKTIDRSSLWAVQTPQAFRLSVIKEIHKWAEENEIIGTDDASLVEMNGRAVHVIQGDYWNVKLTTPEDLIFARAILREKKESEV is encoded by the coding sequence TTGAAGTATTCAGTAGTCATTCCTGCAGCCGGGCAGGGGAAACGGATGAACGCAGGAAAGAACAAACAGTTTATCATGCTTGATGGAAAGCCGATAATCGTTCATACGATATCGGTTTTTCAAAGTGATGATCGGTGTGAAGAGATTGTACTTGCGGTTAATGAGCGGGAACATGATGATTTCAGGACACTGATCAAAGAATACAATCTTACGAAAGTGAGTCGAGTTGTGACTGGTGGAAAAGAACGCCAGCAGAGTGTTTATGAAGGACTCAAGGCACTTGAAGGAGATAAAGTTGTGCTAATCCATGATGGTGCCCGGCCTTTTTTTACCCATCAAGTAGCTCGGAAAGTCGCGAAAGCAGCTGAATATTATGATGGTGCAATAGTAGCTGTGCCTGTTAAGGATACAGTGAAACAGGTGGATGATTTGACGGTTCAGAAAACAATTGATCGATCAAGCTTGTGGGCAGTGCAGACTCCGCAGGCTTTTCGTCTTTCGGTTATTAAGGAAATTCATAAGTGGGCAGAAGAAAACGAGATTATTGGAACGGATGATGCCAGTCTCGTAGAAATGAATGGACGAGCCGTGCATGTTATACAAGGTGATTATTGGAACGTAAAGTTAACCACACCTGAGGATTTAATTTTTGCGAGAGCCATTTTACGGGAGAAGAAAGAGAGTGAAGTGTAA
- a CDS encoding PIN/TRAM domain-containing protein, which yields MIKWIVQLFFIILGGALGLVYLPDLIQLLNIGDLPTVFSNSYAGAVIGAVLFFLATFWVTDYIVDFIRLIEEKVVKAPVGDVLFGSIGLIIGLIAAFLINVSLDKINLPVVSNVLPIFISVLCGYFGFQIGFKKRDELINLFSNNKSKDKKKDTDEDEIDAGSSKLKILDTSVIIDGRIADICQTGFLEGTLVIPQFVLEELQHIADSSDVLKRNRGRRGLDILNKIQKELEVNVEIYEGDFEEIQEVDSKLVKLAKLVSGMVVTNDFNLNKVCELQKVQVLNINDLANAVKPVVLPGEELNVQVIKDGKEYNQGVAYLDDGTMIVVEEGRNYIGKTIDVLVTSVLQTSAGRMIFAKPKLLEKAL from the coding sequence ATGATAAAGTGGATTGTACAGTTGTTTTTTATCATTTTAGGCGGAGCGCTGGGCTTAGTATATTTACCAGATTTAATACAATTACTCAATATAGGGGATCTCCCGACGGTTTTTAGTAATTCTTATGCAGGTGCTGTAATAGGAGCTGTTCTATTTTTTCTAGCAACTTTTTGGGTGACAGATTATATTGTGGATTTTATTCGTCTTATTGAAGAAAAAGTTGTTAAGGCACCGGTTGGAGACGTACTATTTGGATCAATTGGACTGATTATTGGACTTATAGCTGCATTTTTAATTAACGTATCTCTGGATAAAATCAATCTCCCTGTCGTAAGTAATGTTCTGCCAATTTTTATTTCTGTACTCTGTGGTTATTTTGGGTTTCAAATTGGGTTCAAAAAACGTGATGAGCTCATTAACTTATTCAGTAACAACAAAAGCAAAGATAAGAAGAAGGACACGGATGAAGACGAAATTGATGCAGGCTCTTCTAAGTTAAAAATTCTTGATACGAGTGTTATTATTGATGGGCGGATTGCGGATATTTGTCAGACTGGCTTTCTTGAAGGAACACTGGTTATCCCGCAATTTGTTCTCGAGGAATTGCAACACATTGCTGATTCATCTGATGTTTTAAAACGAAATCGCGGTCGTCGTGGTCTTGATATTCTGAATAAGATTCAAAAAGAGCTGGAAGTAAATGTAGAGATTTATGAAGGTGATTTTGAAGAAATTCAGGAAGTGGATAGTAAACTTGTAAAGCTAGCCAAGCTAGTTAGCGGAATGGTTGTGACGAACGATTTTAATTTGAATAAGGTTTGTGAACTTCAAAAGGTTCAAGTTTTGAATATTAATGACCTTGCTAACGCGGTTAAACCGGTTGTTCTTCCGGGTGAAGAGCTTAACGTCCAGGTTATTAAGGATGGAAAAGAATACAACCAGGGTGTAGCCTATCTTGATGATGGTACAATGATCGTAGTTGAAGAGGGTAGAAACTATATTGGTAAAACAATCGATGTACTTGTAACGAGTGTGCTGCAAACATCAGCAGGGCGGATGATTTTCGCCAAGCCCAAATTGCTTGAAAAAGCGCTCTAA